One window from the genome of Armatimonadota bacterium encodes:
- a CDS encoding bifunctional nuclease family protein, whose amino-acid sequence MRLMKVRRVALDQQNNPLVLLVDQEETIALPIWIGQAEAMAIAMRLQSVQPPRPMTHDLFSTLLEQLSAKVTRVVVSDVRDATYFAEIHLARDGGALVLDSRPSDAIAIALRADAPIFVEEKVAQQGIPLRKSTEAGEHPEALSDELDPQEFRKFLERVKPGDFKGPVH is encoded by the coding sequence GTGCGACTCATGAAGGTCCGGCGGGTCGCCCTCGACCAGCAAAACAACCCCCTGGTGCTGCTGGTTGACCAGGAGGAGACGATCGCGCTGCCCATCTGGATAGGCCAGGCGGAGGCGATGGCGATCGCGATGCGGCTCCAGAGCGTCCAGCCGCCCCGTCCGATGACGCACGACCTGTTCTCCACGTTGCTCGAGCAGCTCTCCGCAAAGGTTACCCGCGTCGTCGTGAGCGACGTCCGCGATGCCACCTACTTCGCCGAGATACACCTGGCACGCGATGGAGGAGCGCTGGTCCTAGACTCTCGGCCCAGCGACGCAATAGCGATCGCCCTGCGGGCCGACGCCCCGATCTTCGTAGAGGAGAAGGTGGCGCAGCAGGGCATTCCGCTGCGAAAGTCCACGGAGGCAGGGGAGCATCCGGAAGCGCTGAGCGACGAGCTGGACCCCCAGGAGTTCCGAAAGTTCCTCGAGCGGGTGAAGCCCGGAGACTTCAAGGGCCCGGTGCACTAG
- a CDS encoding methyltransferase domain-containing protein produces MRATWLSSFITDTVYLAVGAWSSRLVGSPLQRAIARSRYGALAASYDEDVIPQDGYLAPLEAALDRLPATPADVLDVSTGTGAVVGVLMRRFPGCCGAAVDLSPVMLAHAARHAREHGWPVHLAAADAGCLPFREGTFDLVTVQNAFPVPGELVRVVRPGGWVVMSYSAGGSVLPWIVRSLIGQLHALGCQEVETHRVGSGRCFLARRPGGMVHA; encoded by the coding sequence ATGCGGGCGACCTGGCTCAGTTCGTTCATAACCGACACCGTCTACCTGGCAGTGGGAGCGTGGTCCTCGCGGCTGGTGGGCTCGCCGCTTCAACGGGCGATAGCCCGCAGCAGGTACGGCGCGCTGGCGGCCAGCTACGACGAAGATGTGATCCCACAGGACGGCTATCTCGCGCCGCTCGAGGCCGCCCTGGACCGGCTACCGGCGACCCCCGCGGACGTACTGGATGTCAGCACGGGCACCGGCGCGGTGGTGGGCGTCCTCATGCGCAGGTTTCCTGGGTGCTGCGGCGCAGCGGTAGATCTCTCGCCCGTGATGCTGGCCCACGCCGCCCGGCACGCGCGCGAGCACGGGTGGCCTGTGCATCTTGCCGCGGCCGACGCCGGGTGTCTTCCATTCCGGGAGGGGACGTTCGACCTGGTTACGGTGCAGAACGCGTTCCCGGTTCCCGGCGAACTGGTCCGGGTGGTGCGTCCGGGCGGCTGGGTGGTGATGAGTTACTCAGCCGGCGGATCGGTCCTGCCTTGGATCGTCCGCTCGCTGATCGGGCAGTTGCACGCGTTGGGCTGCCAGGAGGTAGAAACCCACCGAGTGGGCTCGGGACGGTGCTTCCTCGCGCGGCGCCCGGGCGGGATGGTTCATGCATGA
- a CDS encoding MFS transporter — MARGPRAEAGASVVNDERAPRRIAFIIGLAQLGFATVLPLLPLYLTEQLDASVKLVGVVIATFALVETFFKTTWGGVTDRIGRKPVLITGLVLSAIAPLVMAVLRVPVLFVPLRLVDGLGSAALWPSAAAAVADTTTPDRRATGMGMLNLAFLGGLAMGPSLGLFFAGFTGQVRAGFYLSSGLMALAALMAVRFFPGRNDGSEHADAFIGYHTTVSPARLITLFGSYRISPVLFALYLVAFVQMFGVGLMVPIAAIFAKQVVGLSEHAIGGLFMAIVLAVAISTVPAGRLADRIGKRRLVAVGMLLGALGMWLMSFSGRLAEMVAAGILLGSSYALSAPAWLALVSEMAPPGRLGLAVGVSETAQGLGLVLGPLLGGILWDAVGPRAPFVASAIVMTAGTGIAVAALRIRRR; from the coding sequence ATGGCCCGAGGCCCGCGGGCAGAGGCCGGAGCATCCGTCGTGAACGACGAGCGCGCGCCGCGCCGCATCGCCTTCATCATCGGCCTGGCCCAACTCGGATTTGCCACGGTGCTGCCTCTGCTGCCGCTCTATCTCACCGAGCAACTGGACGCCAGCGTGAAGCTTGTGGGCGTGGTGATCGCCACCTTCGCTCTGGTGGAGACCTTCTTCAAGACCACTTGGGGCGGCGTGACAGACCGGATCGGCCGTAAGCCGGTACTGATAACAGGCCTTGTGCTCAGCGCCATAGCGCCGCTTGTCATGGCGGTGCTGCGGGTGCCGGTGTTGTTTGTGCCGCTGCGGCTGGTGGACGGCCTGGGCTCGGCGGCGCTGTGGCCGTCGGCCGCCGCGGCCGTAGCCGATACGACCACCCCGGACCGCCGCGCCACCGGCATGGGCATGCTCAACCTGGCCTTCCTGGGAGGCCTGGCCATGGGGCCTTCGCTGGGGCTGTTCTTCGCCGGGTTCACCGGTCAGGTGCGGGCCGGCTTCTACCTGTCCAGCGGCCTGATGGCCCTGGCGGCTCTGATGGCGGTGCGCTTCTTCCCAGGCCGGAACGATGGCTCAGAACATGCCGATGCCTTCATCGGATACCACACCACGGTATCCCCGGCACGCCTGATAACCCTGTTCGGAAGCTACCGAATCTCTCCGGTTCTGTTCGCACTCTACCTGGTGGCGTTCGTGCAGATGTTCGGGGTAGGCCTGATGGTGCCCATCGCCGCAATCTTCGCCAAACAGGTGGTTGGGCTCAGCGAGCACGCCATCGGCGGGCTGTTCATGGCGATAGTGCTCGCGGTGGCGATTTCCACGGTCCCGGCCGGCCGGCTGGCCGACCGCATCGGCAAGCGCCGCCTGGTCGCCGTGGGCATGCTCCTGGGGGCGCTGGGGATGTGGCTGATGTCCTTCAGCGGCCGCCTCGCCGAGATGGTGGCGGCAGGTATCCTGCTCGGCTCCAGCTACGCGCTCTCGGCGCCGGCATGGCTGGCCCTGGTAAGCGAAATGGCCCCACCGGGCCGGCTCGGGCTGGCCGTGGGCGTCTCCGAGACCGCGCAGGGCCTGGGCCTGGTCCTGGGTCCGCTGCTGGGAGGCATCCTGTGGGACGCGGTGGGTCCGCGGGCGCCGTTCGTGGCCAGCGCGATCGTGATGACCGCCGGGACCGGCATCGCCGTGGCGGCCTTGAGGATCCGGCGGCGATGA
- a CDS encoding peptidoglycan endopeptidase: MRRPDPGRKARLPGEERQGFTLRAATAQGEACVRGIRAATWVVAVIVFMAAAAPAVASQAATAQPSAVAVHRVREGDTLWGLARRHRTTPERLAAMNGIALEATLQIGQRLKVPAVRGAAVLPSRGQRWATALTALATRHVGVRYRWGGTSPSGFDCSGFLYYVFGRNGVALPRTTFAMFKAGVPVPRDQIQTGDVVFFQTLRPGPSHAGIYLGDGRFVHSSSGSSRVTITPMGHRYYGPRYLGARRF; encoded by the coding sequence ATGCGCAGACCTGACCCGGGAAGGAAGGCGCGCCTGCCGGGCGAAGAGAGGCAGGGTTTCACTTTGAGGGCCGCAACTGCCCAGGGGGAGGCGTGTGTGCGCGGTATCCGGGCGGCGACTTGGGTCGTTGCAGTGATCGTTTTCATGGCTGCCGCTGCCCCGGCCGTGGCATCGCAGGCCGCCACCGCCCAGCCGTCCGCCGTTGCGGTCCACCGTGTCCGGGAGGGCGACACGCTGTGGGGCCTGGCCCGACGCCACCGGACTACGCCCGAGCGCCTGGCGGCGATGAACGGTATCGCGCTCGAGGCCACCCTCCAGATAGGACAGCGGCTCAAGGTGCCGGCAGTTCGCGGCGCGGCAGTACTCCCTTCGCGCGGGCAGCGGTGGGCCACGGCGCTGACAGCGCTCGCCACGCGCCACGTGGGCGTCCGGTACCGGTGGGGAGGCACCAGCCCTTCGGGCTTCGACTGCTCGGGGTTCCTGTACTATGTGTTTGGACGGAACGGGGTTGCGCTGCCGCGCACCACGTTCGCGATGTTCAAGGCCGGGGTACCGGTGCCGCGTGATCAGATTCAGACCGGCGATGTCGTCTTTTTCCAGACGCTGCGGCCCGGGCCGTCGCACGCCGGCATCTACCTGGGCGACGGCCGGTTCGTCCATTCTTCCTCGGGCTCCAGCCGCGTCACCATCACGCCGATGGGACACCGCTACTACGGCCCGCGCTACCTGGGTGCCCGCCGCTTCTAG
- a CDS encoding glycosyltransferase, giving the protein MTTSCVIAAYNEERTVAWVVEAVRRTGEVAEIIVVSDGSTDATAEEAAASGADVVIQLPRNLGKGGAILAGARRASGEILLLLDADLENLKPEEIRALVQPVQQGRADMAVGVLAADLVQTVLPHLSGIRAVRRNALLDRPHLAGTRFGFERALTELAWRERWKVERLPFTGVTHLRKEEKYGLIQGWHGKVRMTVEVLGLRRRRNGTPRQKAPLLALTCLTVVAAYISMGLFSAPRAVGSALDVLPEPEQSDRVLIVAAHADDELLATGGLIQRALAAHAGVWLVFATNGDANRLAASLGGRRLLARPADFIAEGETRQREARRVMARLGVPHGNVIFLGYPDRGLMALATHRRGTARPYVSPFTKASASPYRDTFRPRARYTGTDLLSDLGSVIQQVRPTVVLTHHEADKHGDHRAVNGFVREALRSLEKKGALQHPRFYTFLVHAWDYPRPLRYAPDAALLPPKSLRDEYRWLRLDLQPEELALKHAALSDYRSQLDSPYLRLLLSSFLRQNELFAETEP; this is encoded by the coding sequence ATGACCACGTCATGCGTCATCGCGGCCTACAACGAGGAACGCACGGTGGCCTGGGTGGTCGAGGCCGTTCGGCGCACGGGCGAGGTGGCCGAGATCATCGTGGTCTCGGATGGATCCACCGACGCGACCGCGGAGGAAGCGGCCGCGTCCGGTGCCGACGTCGTCATCCAACTTCCCAGGAACCTGGGCAAGGGTGGAGCGATCCTGGCAGGAGCGCGGCGGGCATCAGGGGAGATCCTTCTCCTGCTCGACGCAGATCTGGAGAACCTCAAGCCCGAGGAGATCCGCGCGCTGGTCCAGCCGGTGCAGCAGGGCCGCGCGGACATGGCGGTAGGTGTCCTGGCCGCGGACCTCGTCCAGACGGTGCTGCCGCATCTCTCCGGCATTCGCGCCGTCCGGAGGAACGCGCTGCTCGACCGACCCCATCTGGCCGGGACACGGTTCGGGTTCGAGCGCGCGCTGACGGAGCTGGCATGGCGGGAACGGTGGAAGGTCGAGAGGTTGCCGTTCACCGGCGTGACCCATCTTCGAAAGGAAGAGAAGTACGGCCTGATCCAGGGATGGCACGGGAAGGTGCGCATGACGGTCGAGGTGCTGGGTCTGCGGCGGCGGCGCAACGGCACACCACGGCAGAAGGCGCCCCTGCTGGCCCTGACCTGCCTGACCGTGGTGGCCGCGTACATTAGCATGGGGCTCTTCTCTGCTCCACGCGCGGTTGGCAGCGCGCTCGACGTGCTCCCCGAGCCCGAGCAGTCCGACCGGGTGCTTATCGTTGCCGCTCACGCCGACGACGAGCTGCTCGCAACGGGAGGGTTGATCCAGCGCGCGCTGGCCGCGCACGCCGGGGTGTGGCTGGTCTTCGCCACGAACGGCGACGCCAACCGCCTGGCGGCGTCGCTGGGTGGCAGGCGGCTGCTGGCGCGGCCGGCCGATTTCATTGCCGAGGGCGAGACGCGACAGAGGGAGGCCCGCCGCGTGATGGCTCGGCTCGGGGTCCCGCACGGCAATGTTATCTTCCTCGGATACCCCGACCGCGGATTGATGGCGTTGGCCACGCACCGTCGCGGGACCGCAAGGCCCTACGTCTCACCTTTTACCAAGGCATCGGCCTCCCCGTACAGGGATACGTTCCGTCCGCGCGCCAGGTACACGGGAACAGATCTGCTGAGCGATCTCGGGTCGGTCATCCAGCAGGTGCGGCCCACGGTGGTCCTAACACATCACGAGGCGGACAAACACGGCGACCACCGCGCGGTCAACGGGTTCGTGCGAGAAGCGCTCAGGTCGCTTGAGAAGAAGGGTGCGCTGCAGCACCCGCGCTTCTACACCTTCCTGGTACATGCCTGGGACTACCCGCGGCCGCTGCGGTACGCGCCCGACGCGGCCCTGCTGCCCCCGAAGTCACTCAGAGACGAATACCGCTGGTTGCGGCTCGACCTCCAGCCCGAGGAGCTGGCCCTCAAGCACGCCGCGCTTAGCGACTACCGCAGCCAGCTCGACAGCCCGTACCTGCGGCTGCTGCTGAGCAGTTTCCTGCGCCAGAACGAGCTCTTCGCCGAAACAGAGCCCTAG
- a CDS encoding EamA family transporter: MLPSIHGYLNVAAAAVLWGTLGVAVRSLLASGLSPLQAAAWRAGGAFAVLLLYCLLANRAALRVRRGDLPLLVAYGAVSVAGFFTVYFTAIGLTTVATAAVLLYTAPVWVVILARALYGEAMTPMKTAAVALTFAGCALVVGALGPGAVRLTPSGLMAGLGAGLTYALYSIFGKAALCRHSPLTTVVYTLGFGAILLVAASGGLPPVRTAALPAIAYLIAAPTCAAYLLYIAGLRRIEAGRASVVATLEPVVAALVGTLLLHEPMAAAQWAGAALVVGGVVLVQGEHILRKPAGR; the protein is encoded by the coding sequence GTGCTCCCGTCCATCCACGGATACCTCAATGTGGCCGCCGCGGCCGTGCTTTGGGGAACGCTGGGCGTGGCGGTCCGCAGCCTGCTCGCCTCTGGCCTGAGCCCGCTTCAGGCCGCTGCCTGGCGGGCCGGCGGCGCGTTCGCCGTCCTGCTGCTCTACTGCCTGCTCGCAAACCGCGCGGCGCTGCGGGTGCGGCGCGGCGACCTGCCCCTCCTGGTCGCATACGGCGCTGTCAGCGTTGCCGGGTTCTTCACCGTCTACTTCACGGCAATCGGTCTCACCACAGTGGCGACCGCTGCGGTGTTGCTGTACACCGCGCCGGTGTGGGTCGTGATCCTGGCGCGCGCACTCTACGGCGAGGCGATGACGCCGATGAAGACCGCGGCGGTGGCGCTCACCTTCGCGGGCTGCGCGCTGGTCGTTGGCGCGCTCGGGCCTGGTGCCGTGCGGCTCACGCCATCCGGGCTGATGGCCGGCCTGGGGGCAGGGTTGACCTACGCGCTCTACAGCATCTTCGGCAAGGCGGCCCTGTGCCGGCACTCGCCGCTGACGACCGTGGTATACACACTGGGATTCGGGGCGATCCTCCTGGTGGCCGCATCCGGCGGGCTGCCCCCTGTGCGCACCGCTGCCCTCCCTGCGATCGCCTACTTGATCGCTGCCCCGACCTGCGCTGCCTATCTCCTCTACATCGCGGGACTGCGCCGGATAGAAGCCGGCCGCGCCAGCGTGGTAGCCACGCTGGAGCCGGTGGTGGCAGCGCTGGTAGGCACGCTGCTGCTGCACGAGCCCATGGCAGCCGCGCAGTGGGCAGGCGCGGCGCTGGTCGTGGGAGGCGTCGTCCTGGTGCAGGGCGAGCACATACTAAGGAAGCCGGCTGGGCGCTAG
- a CDS encoding Mur ligase family protein: MREAAAIAAARLAASLSRLTRMGGGTTLPGRIAAAISPGLVAGLSSRMARGVVLISGTNGKTTTARSLAGILESAGLAIVHNRAGANLLSGIATALAAHATLRGRMRGEVGLFEVDEATLPAAVEATRPRVVVLLNLFRDQLDRYGEIDLIAERWRRALAVLPSESTLVYNADDPMVADLCRDHTGPVQAFGLEEAPHGEDRTLEHAADARYCYRCGRPYVYTLVTLGHMGHYRCPGCGAARPAPQVRARRVSIHGADGASATIVADGTMIPVSTVLPGLYNVYDVTAAAAAALTLGIAPADVGRGIATTVPAFGRGERVDLGGREALMLLAKNPAGFNEVLRTVLLAEASPVVLIAINDLIADGRDISWLWDVDFEVLRDRARAVVVTGLRAEDMALRLKYAGFGAEQVSVEHTGETALDRARGLLRDGECLYILPTYTAMLHLREILARRGAVRGFWKE; encoded by the coding sequence ATGCGTGAGGCCGCGGCGATCGCCGCCGCCCGGCTCGCGGCATCGCTGAGCCGTCTGACGCGCATGGGAGGCGGGACCACGCTGCCCGGCCGGATCGCCGCCGCGATCTCGCCCGGTCTGGTGGCCGGCCTGTCGTCGCGAATGGCGCGCGGCGTGGTGCTGATCTCGGGTACCAACGGCAAGACGACCACGGCGCGGTCTCTGGCCGGGATCCTTGAGTCGGCCGGGCTTGCGATCGTGCACAACCGCGCCGGCGCCAACCTGCTCTCGGGTATCGCCACCGCGCTGGCCGCTCACGCGACGCTGCGCGGCCGGATGCGCGGAGAGGTGGGGTTGTTTGAGGTGGACGAGGCGACCCTCCCGGCCGCGGTCGAGGCAACGCGGCCCCGCGTGGTCGTCCTGCTCAACCTCTTCCGCGACCAGCTCGACAGGTACGGCGAGATAGATCTGATCGCCGAACGGTGGCGACGCGCGCTGGCCGTGCTGCCATCCGAGAGCACCCTCGTCTACAACGCCGACGACCCAATGGTAGCCGACCTCTGCCGTGACCACACGGGTCCGGTCCAAGCATTCGGCCTGGAAGAGGCCCCGCACGGTGAGGACCGCACCCTGGAGCATGCCGCGGACGCGCGCTACTGCTACCGGTGCGGCCGCCCCTACGTGTACACCCTGGTCACCCTTGGGCACATGGGGCACTACCGCTGCCCGGGGTGCGGGGCAGCGCGGCCGGCGCCACAGGTGCGCGCGCGCCGAGTGAGCATCCACGGCGCAGACGGCGCCAGCGCCACCATCGTCGCAGACGGCACCATGATTCCCGTGAGCACCGTGCTGCCGGGCCTCTACAACGTCTACGACGTAACCGCGGCCGCGGCCGCGGCGCTGACCCTGGGCATCGCCCCGGCGGATGTGGGGCGCGGTATAGCCACAACCGTGCCGGCGTTTGGCAGGGGCGAACGCGTTGACCTCGGTGGACGCGAAGCGCTCATGCTGCTTGCCAAGAATCCCGCCGGGTTCAACGAGGTGTTGCGCACGGTTCTGCTGGCGGAGGCGTCCCCGGTGGTGCTCATTGCCATCAACGATCTGATTGCCGACGGGCGGGACATCTCGTGGCTGTGGGACGTGGACTTCGAGGTGCTGCGCGACAGGGCGCGCGCGGTGGTGGTCACCGGGTTGCGGGCAGAGGACATGGCGCTGCGCCTGAAGTACGCGGGCTTCGGCGCCGAGCAGGTCAGCGTGGAGCACACCGGCGAGACGGCGCTTGACCGCGCGCGGGGCCTGCTGCGAGATGGCGAGTGCCTCTACATACTGCCTACCTACACGGCGATGCTGCACCTCCGCGAGATACTAGCGCGCCGCGGGGCCGTGCGCGGGTTCTGGAAGGAGTAG
- a CDS encoding glutamine amidotransferase, protein MELRICHLYPDLLNLYGDRGNITTLVMRARWRGFSVRVIEARLDDPVDPDASDLFFIGGGEDRQQRLAAPDLCGVKGSALREAAAAGAAILAVCGGYQLLGHYYRPAGGPDLVGLGLLDLHTVHPGPGSRRIIGNIVVREAGAGRILVGFENHGGRTYLGSGARPIGTAIVGSGNNGQDRGEGAVWRSVYGTYLHGPLLPKNPWLADELTAAALRRRYGSTAGEVALEPLPDLEEHRAAAAAAVRAGARGLSWPEARGQRPEHPS, encoded by the coding sequence ATGGAACTTCGCATCTGTCACCTGTACCCGGATCTGTTGAACCTCTACGGGGATCGGGGCAACATTACCACGCTGGTCATGCGCGCGCGGTGGCGCGGCTTCTCGGTGCGCGTGATCGAGGCACGCCTGGACGACCCGGTGGATCCCGATGCCAGCGACCTCTTCTTCATCGGCGGCGGCGAGGATCGCCAGCAGCGGCTGGCCGCGCCGGATCTCTGTGGCGTCAAGGGATCGGCGCTGCGCGAGGCCGCGGCGGCGGGCGCCGCGATCCTGGCGGTCTGCGGCGGTTACCAGTTGCTGGGCCACTACTACAGGCCCGCGGGCGGCCCGGACCTGGTGGGCCTGGGCTTGCTCGACCTGCACACCGTGCATCCTGGGCCCGGGAGCCGCCGGATCATAGGCAACATCGTGGTCCGGGAGGCCGGTGCCGGCCGCATCCTGGTGGGGTTTGAGAACCACGGGGGGCGCACCTACCTCGGGAGCGGCGCGCGTCCGATCGGAACGGCAATCGTTGGTTCCGGCAACAACGGGCAGGACCGCGGCGAGGGCGCGGTCTGGCGGTCGGTCTACGGGACCTACCTGCACGGCCCGCTGCTTCCCAAGAACCCGTGGCTTGCCGACGAGTTGACCGCGGCCGCGCTGCGCCGGCGGTACGGCAGCACGGCCGGCGAGGTGGCGCTCGAACCGTTGCCCGATCTCGAGGAGCACCGCGCTGCTGCCGCGGCTGCCGTTCGCGCCGGTGCCCGAGGCCTCTCATGGCCCGAGGCCCGCGGGCAGAGGCCGGAGCATCCGTCGTGA
- a CDS encoding LemA family protein: MIYVVGILILLALYVVLLYNRLVVFRNRIDNAWSQIDVQLRRRYDLIPNLVETVKGYATHEREVFERVTEARSRAIAAGSVGEQGQAENMLTQALRSLFAVAENYPQLRASENFMHLQEELSGTESKIAFSRQFYNDTVLRYSNARQAFPAVLLAGPLGFGPRDYFEMEDVAREPVKVAF; encoded by the coding sequence GTGATATACGTCGTCGGGATTCTGATACTGCTCGCCCTGTATGTCGTGTTGCTCTACAACCGGTTGGTGGTCTTCCGCAACAGGATTGACAACGCCTGGTCTCAGATTGATGTGCAGCTCCGCAGGCGGTACGACCTTATCCCCAACCTGGTGGAGACCGTGAAGGGCTACGCGACCCACGAGCGCGAGGTGTTCGAGCGCGTGACCGAGGCGCGTTCCCGTGCCATCGCCGCGGGGAGCGTGGGGGAACAGGGGCAGGCGGAGAACATGCTGACCCAGGCGCTGCGCAGTCTCTTTGCGGTTGCCGAGAACTACCCGCAGCTCCGCGCCAGCGAGAACTTCATGCACCTCCAAGAGGAGCTGAGCGGCACGGAGAGCAAGATCGCCTTCTCCCGCCAGTTCTATAACGACACGGTGCTGCGCTACAGCAACGCCCGCCAGGCGTTTCCCGCGGTGCTCCTGGCCGGTCCGCTGGGCTTCGGCCCGCGCGATTACTTCGAGATGGAGGACGTGGCGCGGGAGCCGGTCAAGGTGGCGTTCTAG
- a CDS encoding M48 family metallopeptidase: protein MYEAIESNVRRTWLLFAGFVVIVAALGFVFGELTGFGYAGVAVAAVLAVAGAWGSYYYSDRIVLSISGAREAPRERYPYLYNAVEGLAIAAGIPVPRLYLIEDSAPNAFATGRDPQHAAVAVTTGLLDKLDRLELEGVLAHEMAHVQNYDIRLATITAVLVGLVALMSDWLLRSMRLGRRRGGRGGGGAQGALVLAGILLALLAPLFAQLMRLALSRRREYLADASGAMLTRYPEGLAAALEKISADPEPLEVANKATAHLYIINPLREWGGWANGLFNTHPPVEDRVQRLRAM, encoded by the coding sequence GTGTACGAGGCCATCGAGAGCAACGTCCGCCGGACCTGGCTGCTCTTCGCGGGGTTCGTCGTCATCGTGGCGGCGCTGGGGTTTGTCTTCGGAGAGCTGACAGGATTCGGGTACGCGGGCGTGGCGGTGGCTGCGGTCCTGGCCGTCGCCGGCGCCTGGGGCAGCTACTACTACAGCGACCGGATAGTGCTCTCCATCAGCGGGGCACGTGAGGCGCCGCGCGAGCGGTACCCGTACCTGTACAACGCGGTCGAAGGCCTGGCCATCGCCGCGGGCATCCCTGTCCCGCGCCTGTACCTGATCGAGGACTCCGCGCCCAACGCCTTTGCCACCGGCCGCGACCCTCAGCACGCGGCGGTCGCTGTCACCACCGGCCTGCTCGACAAGCTCGACCGGCTGGAGCTGGAAGGCGTGCTGGCGCACGAGATGGCGCACGTCCAGAACTACGATATCCGGCTGGCCACGATCACGGCGGTTCTGGTCGGCTTGGTGGCCCTGATGAGCGACTGGCTGCTCCGCAGCATGCGTTTGGGCCGCCGCCGCGGCGGCCGCGGTGGCGGAGGCGCGCAGGGAGCGCTCGTCCTGGCGGGTATCCTGCTGGCGCTCCTGGCGCCGCTGTTTGCGCAGTTGATGCGCCTGGCGCTCTCCCGCCGCCGCGAGTATCTGGCAGATGCCTCGGGCGCGATGCTGACGCGCTATCCCGAGGGCCTGGCCGCCGCGCTGGAGAAGATCAGCGCGGACCCCGAGCCCCTGGAGGTGGCCAACAAGGCCACCGCGCACCTCTATATCATCAACCCGCTGCGCGAGTGGGGCGGGTGGGCCAACGGCCTGTTCAACACGCACCCCCCGGTCGAAGACCGCGTCCAGCGGCTCCGCGCGATGTGA
- a CDS encoding helix-turn-helix transcriptional regulator → MWLQSFRSAYLEAVLELLWRQWTTLGVFGQEGYSAPGPIDPEALIIATIWFGRYEPRLFDGAAEWWLKNSEWLSSTRLQKLQRGLMPPERRALAAGMEAVLPHEGPRKRKWKRLVAEGHEEPAPTDPETFFLLRDGKPLPQVGVPDPTFLRLGYLRPKLEPRRMSETVPLDRYGNLRVRLRAFFGVNSRAEIVLYLLAHESCYPRLLARQTHYAYASISAALKQMALSGLVSASRFGREVEYRIDRPRWQMFFGLSKEVVWINWALVFKALHDVWECIENLKGRTATRSILESEIRRCAGRVNVMLRSSELGFAFSKDGFGGAREYLTTFSEEVRKLFEAFGVALGGPL, encoded by the coding sequence ATGTGGCTGCAGAGCTTTAGATCGGCCTATCTAGAAGCGGTCCTGGAACTCCTCTGGCGTCAATGGACGACTCTTGGGGTTTTCGGGCAAGAAGGATACTCAGCTCCCGGGCCAATCGACCCCGAAGCACTAATCATCGCGACGATCTGGTTTGGGCGTTATGAACCGCGGCTCTTCGACGGTGCCGCAGAATGGTGGTTGAAGAACAGCGAGTGGCTGAGCAGCACACGGCTACAGAAGCTGCAAAGGGGCCTGATGCCACCGGAGCGCCGTGCTCTGGCCGCGGGCATGGAAGCCGTTCTCCCACACGAAGGGCCGCGGAAGCGGAAATGGAAGAGACTTGTTGCGGAGGGACACGAAGAGCCAGCTCCAACCGATCCGGAGACCTTCTTTTTGCTTCGAGATGGGAAGCCCTTGCCTCAAGTTGGTGTTCCGGATCCCACCTTCCTGCGTCTCGGGTATCTGCGACCGAAGCTGGAACCCCGACGGATGTCCGAGACCGTGCCTCTAGATCGGTATGGAAACCTGCGGGTGAGACTCCGCGCTTTCTTCGGGGTCAACTCGCGGGCCGAGATAGTCCTGTATCTCCTAGCGCATGAATCCTGCTACCCGAGGCTCTTGGCAAGGCAAACGCACTACGCCTACGCTTCGATTTCTGCCGCACTCAAGCAGATGGCTCTCTCCGGCCTCGTCTCCGCGAGTCGCTTTGGCAGGGAGGTTGAGTACCGGATCGACAGGCCAAGATGGCAGATGTTCTTTGGGCTGTCAAAGGAAGTGGTATGGATCAACTGGGCTCTGGTATTCAAAGCTCTCCACGACGTCTGGGAGTGTATTGAGAACTTGAAGGGTCGCACGGCGACGAGGTCAATCCTGGAATCGGAAATCCGCCGATGTGCCGGAAGAGTCAACGTGATGCTGCGTAGCAGTGAACTGGGCTTCGCTTTCTCCAAGGATGGTTTCGGAGGAGCCAGGGAATACCTGACGACATTCTCGGAGGAAGTAAGAAAGCTATTCGAGGCGTTCGGAGTTGCGCTCGGTGGCCCTCTCTAG